One window from the genome of Cryptococcus deuterogattii R265 chromosome 10, complete sequence encodes:
- a CDS encoding pentatricopeptide repeat protein, with protein sequence MFTKATSHLRPFIRLPSSHSPASPDHFTANPSLLHHLPQHGASNSVIVQGQHSAQAGGASGHAGRTGYGGGAGAGGGYTGHARAFLSLPQTASVNSSTFSDERKKDASSSSSPNTSLLLKHRLSKTPRIVHLNDSVRARRAIEERKGGKDFTVVELEEIPKIHRRESIAEFTSGRLPLSSTSTRSLSRSYTSFDLFQVGIPQPRSIGLRALSTRSNAPRALEAEDIEAIEELELMTPRTEREIRTIGQPNRMLMDLAGRDLPSAVAAGWRLGGVRRNSTAAVERPSLDLPPANLSNIAAPEQKEDKQREETIFQALREAKQNGNVELVKKLITHYRSPRSLPPFSPDSLPGVPELSKHYPLPSGFSIRIYNACLIAALATRSPGQSIAPILEIYNELLEKDIVPDSMTYGAVIRALAMREREVRGSQEIWERQRTWGLWRAEIAGNDSWDPELAAENDAAIEAYLAENNVLSAIRLFRAAALTGQAGRFVVSIHGTVLDAMSKLETPDVTVMEQLIEHAESHEVPGRISLYKHLFVAYAKIKDASALSHIWDKYRGLAKTASREDWAAACGQRDASHDRIEGAVREPWDIVLSSFIEVGELSKAFEVFGEMAEVAEKKIESEVPSATHRTCGVLVTALARAGELDLALEWFNNLQASAIVTENLPHRLILEHTIVLAEQLLLKGRWFDAADIVVKLGAIREELTQSSAQHSLRTVAWKTSFALIHHAARSTAEEAARTLARAQEVLAAVPIQLDLRSIVLHLTLLAQAGDFTNMIHVLDLISARRLPANTILRLNDACDQIAKEDIPFKYRVELIKAFGRHHAELTSFVAEKLIEAYVSEKGRSVDERDLNKESLYTLLDAFTVIEQKRVNEGEFDEALEQLMKDLAVMDVNEDMKKANSNQAVGYLVKNLIFRFGAERARSMLDAVFGDQEAANLVQPVSPAFTEPETVSKNDLPSEAASPSQSHASSASTTPALSFSQTLTSSIERFTYRNPTITPLEAYALLRDGLSVSQVPRLEVILSLMDHLARRNDEPKVRELYELAQLVLNSLVRPDVQAQSWYSTENAMLIACCHLGYLEEAGLHRARIVQAGFAPSADAYATMIASSKDTTDDALVARELWEEALGMGVKPHLFLYNTVISKLSKARKAEGALDLFMRMKSERIRPSSVTYGAVINACCRVGDALSAETLFEEMTCQPNFRPRVPPYNTMMQFYLQTQPNRERFLYYYSALQRARVPPSAHTYKLLLDAYATLPPIDIPAMELVFSHLIADKSVRVQGTHWASLLSAYGIHAGDVKKAKEVFDKIPEQGGNYEAVVWEAWLNVLSQQGSIEQLEEAHTKMLESGVQPTAYVYNVLINGYVRAGNIGRAREVFESMGDSVTGVAAPNNHPVLLTSSGHAKPSTQAAGTGVVYREPSTYESMIRAEVTCGDKQRAAEVLQRMEERGYPMAVYMRGKAALEGEPPKF encoded by the exons ATGTTCACAAAAGCGAC TTCCCATCTCCGTCCCTTCATCcgtctcccctcctcccattcccccGCGTCTCCAGATCACTTTACCGccaatccttctcttttacACCATCTCCCTCAGCATGGCGCGAGTAATTCAGTGATTGTTCAGGGGCAGCATTCTGCCCAGGCCGGCGGAGCATCTGGACATGCCGGACGAACAGGCTACGGTGGCGGCGCAGGTGCCGGTGGAGGATATACC GGTCACGCGCGagccttcctctctctccctcaaaCAGCTTCTGTcaattcttccaccttctctGACGAGCGAAAAAAAGACGCCtcaagttcatcatctccaaatACATCTTTACTCCTTAAGCACCGTCTGTCCAAGACACCACGAATAGTTCATCTGAATGATTCTGTTCGGGCGCGACGAGCAATTGAAGAACGAAAAGGGGGCAAGGATTTCACGGTCGTTGAACTCGAAGAGATCCCAAAGATTCACAGGCGAGAGTCTATCGCCGAATTCACCTCTGGACGATTACCCCTATCGTCGACTTCAACCCGATCACTCTCCCGTTCCTATACTTCTTTTGACCTTTTCCAGGTTGGTATCCCGCAGCCTCGATCAATAGGCCTTCGTGCCCTTTCTACGAGATCCAATGCGCCCCGAGCTCTtgaagcagaggatatCGAGGCGATTGAAGAATTGGAGTTGATGACTCCTCGTACTGAGCGAGAGATCAGAACAATCGGTCAACCCAACCGTATGTTGATGGACCTCGCTGGACGAGATCTGCCCTCAGCGGTCGCAGCAGGTTGGCGGTTAGGAGGGGTCAGAAGGAATTCAACCGCTGCGGTTGAGCGACCATCGCTCGATCTCCCTCCTGCTAACCTTTCCAATATTGCGGCTCCCGAACAAAAGGAGGACAAGCAGCGTGAAGAAACGATTTTCCAAGCACTCCGCGAAGCGAAACAGAACGGAAATGTTGAACTCGTCAAAAAACTCATTACCCATTATCGTTCTCCTCGATCGCTTCCACCTTTCTCACCCGACAGTCTTCCTGGTGTTCCAGAATTGTCTAAGCATTACCCCCTTCCCTCCGGTTTCTCCATCAGGATATACAATGCCTGCCTCATTGCGGCCCTTGCGACAAGAAGTCCCGGTCAATCGATTGCGCCAATTCTCGAAATCTACAACGAACTCTTGGAGAAAGACATAGTCCCTGACAGCATGACCTACGGCGCAGTGATTCGAGCTTTGGCTATGAGGGAGCGAGAAGTTAGAGGGAGTCAGGAAATTTGGGAACGCCAAAGAACTTGGGGTTTGTGGCGGGCCGAAATTGCTGGAAATGACTCTTGGGATCCTGAGCTAGCGGCCGAAAACGACGCAGCCATAGAAGCATATCTTGCTGAAAACAACGTTCTATCGGCAATCAGGCTTTTCCGAGCGGCGGCTTTAACGGGTCAGGCTGGACGGTTTGTGGTGTCGATACATGGCACTGTATTAGACGCCATGAGCAAGCTAGAGACGCCTGATGTAACTGTAATGGAACAGTTGATCGAGCATGCCGAATCCCATGAAGTGCCAGGTAGAATATCGCTCTACAAGCACCTTTTCGTGGCCTATGCCAAAATCAAGGATGCTTCTGCTCTTAGTCATATATGGGATAAGTACCGGGGTCTGGCTAAAACCGCAAGTCGAGAAGACTGGGCCGCTGCATGCGGTCAGCGCGATGCCTCTCATGACAGGATCGAAGGAGCCGTGCGGGAGCCTTGGGATATTGTATTAAGCTCTTTCATTGAAGTTGGGGAATTGAGCAAGGCGTTTGAAGTTTTTGGAGAAATGGCGGAGGTcgcagaaaagaagattgagagTGAGGTGCCGTCTGCCACTCACAGGACGTGTGGTGTACTTGTAACTGCCCTTGCTCGAGCTGGCGAATTGGACCTCGCCCTCGAATGGTTCAACAACTTGCAAGCTTCTGCTATTGTTACTGAGAACTTACCTCATCGGCTCATCCTCGAGCACACTATCGTCCTTGCAGAGCAGCTCCTCCTCAAGGGTCGTTGGTTTGACGCTGCTGACATCGTTGTCAAGCTTGGGGCAATCCGTGAAGAGCTGACTCAATCAAGCGCCCAACACAGCTTGCGCACTGTCGCGTGGAAGACTAGCTTTGCTCTTATTCACCATGCCGCTCGCTCGACcgctgaagaagctgctCGCACCCTCGCCCGTGCGCAAGAAGTGCTTGCTGCCGTTCCCATTCAACTCGATCTGCGATCTATTGTTCTCCACCTTACACTTCTCGCCCAAGCTGGCGATTTTACCAACATGATTCACGTACTTGATCTCATCTCTGCCCGAAGGCTTCCTGCCAACACCATCCTTCGATTGAATGACGCTTGCGACCAAATCGCTAAAGAAGACATACCTTTCAAATATCGAGTCGAGTTGATTAAGGCATTTGGCCGGCATCACGCTGAGTTGACTTCATTCGTGGCGGAGAAGCTTATCGAGGCATATGTCTCCGAGAAAGGCAGGTCGGTTGACGAGCGTGATCTGAACAAAGAATCGCTCTACACACTCCTTGATGCGTTCACCGTCATTGAACAAAAGCGAGTAAATGAGGGAGAATTTGACGAGGCTCTTGAGCAACTGATGAAGGACCTCGCCGTGATGGACGTCAATGAGGATATGAAGAAAGCAAACTCAAACCAAGCCGTCGGCTACTTGGTGAAGAACTTGATATTCAGGTTTGGTGCTGAGCGCGCCCGATCCATGTTGGATGCGGTATTTGGCGATCAAGAAGCTGCTAACTTGGTTCAACCCGTTTCCCCCGCTTTTACCGAGCCCGAAACTGTCTCGAAGAATGACCTTCCTTCCGAAGCCGCCTCTCCCAGCCAGTCTCACGCCTCTTCGGCTTCCACTACACCtgccctttctttctcacAAACGCTTACTTCCTCTATCGAGCGTTTTACGTACCGTAACCCCACCATCACTCCACTAGAAGCATACGCACTCCTTCGGGATGGTCTTTCCGTCTCCCAAGTCCCTCGACTTGAAGTCATTCTTTCCCTGATGGATCATCTTGCCCGTCGCAACGATGAGCCCAAAGTTCGGGAGCTTTATGAGCTGGCCCAGCTTGTACTCAACTCTTTGGTCAGGCCTGATGTTCAAGCCCAGAGTTGGTACTCTACCGAGAACGCTATGCTCATCGCTTGCTGTCACCTCGGTTaccttgaagaagccgGTTTGCATCGAGCTCGTATTGTTCAAGCTGGCTTTGCGCCCAGTGCTGATGCTTATGCCACCATGATTGCCTCTTCAAAAGACACCACCGATGATGCGCTGGTCGCTAGAGAGTTGTGGGAGGAAGCTCTTGGTATGGGAGTGAAACCTCATCTGTTTTTGTACAACACTGTTATTAGTAAATTGAGTAAAGCCAGGAAGGCGGAGGGTGCTTTGGATTTGTTCATGAGGATGAAGTCTGAGAGGATCAGGCCATCCAGTGTTACTTACGGAGCTGTTATC AACGCTTGTTGTCGAGTTGGCGATGCTTTGTCCGCAGAGACTTTGTTCGAGGAAATGACGTGCCAACCCAATTTCCGACCACGTGTTCCTCCCTACAA CACCATGATGCAGTTTTACCTTCAAACTCAGCCCAACCGAGAACGTTTCCTCTACTATTACAGTGCCCTTCAACGCGCTCGggttcctccttctgcacACACCTacaagcttcttctcgacgCCTATGCCACTCTCCCTCCTATCGATATTCCCGCTATGGAGCTCGTATTCTCCCATCTCATTGCTGACAAGTCTGTGCGTGTTCAGGGTACTCACTGGGCGAGCTTGCTCTCCGCGTACGGTATCCACGCAGGTGACgtcaagaaggccaaggaggtGTTCGACAAGATTCCAGAGCAGGGTGGAAACTACGAAGCAGTTGTATGGGAGGCGTGGTTGAATGTGCTCAGTCAACAAGGTAGCATCGAGCAACTAGAGGAGGCTCACACTAAGATGCTTGAGAGCGGTGTCCAGCCAACGGCTTACGTTTACAATGTTCTCATTAATGGCTATGTCAGGGCCGGTAACATTGGACGCGCCCGTGAGGTGTTTGAGTCCATGGGGGACAGTGTCACTGGTGTTGCCGCTCCCAACAATCATCCCGTCCTTCTCACCTCATCTGGCCACGCCAAGCCATCAACACAGGCAGCGGGGACGGGTGTGGTTTACCGAGAACCGTCAACGTACGAATCAATGATTCGAGCGGAGGTCACCTGTGGAGACAAACAGAGGGCGGCAGAGGTTTTGCAAAgaatggaggagaggggtTATCCAATGGCGGTTTACATGCGAGGCAAGGCGGCGCTGGAGGGAGAGCCACCAAAATTTTAG
- a CDS encoding endo-1, which yields MISSTAATVLGLVLTSVGVQASTPLVRSYQGDSFFDRWTYYGHYDNTTNGDAIFANKSVATSTPELTYVTSDGSAIIRVDNSSTVQYNYKRDTVKITSTDSYPVGSVWVLDAVHLPYGCSVWPAFWSYGAGATWPEDGEIDVIEGVNMGFSNQMALHTEDGCSIGSSGSSFSGIVNDTSCYYEDNDNSGCGVTDTNDASYGAAFAAAGGGVFVTELAESGISIWFFSRPDIPDSISNADNEIDTSNLGTPSAYWGADTCDITKFFGDQSLVFDITLCGDWAGQSSILASTGCSALSGSDTCYTTYVLNASNYDTAYFEINSLKVYSNGSSSSSSSDSNSSSAPSTHGFSALGWLLASVMGVSVLVRMM from the exons ATGATCTCATCAACAGCAGCGACAGTATTGGGACTGGTTTTGACAAGCGTGGGAGTTCAAGCCTCCACCCCTCTTGTCAGGAGTTACCAAGGAGACTCATTCTTTGACCGATGG ACTTACTACGGCCACTACGACAATACCACCAACGGTGATGCTATC TTTGCCAATAAATCCGTAGCCACTTCCACTCCCGAGCTCACATATGTGACGTCTGATGGCAGTGCCATCATCCGAGTGGACAATTCTTCTACCGTCCAGTATAATTACAAGAGAGATACCGTAAAAATCACCTCTACGGACAGCTACCCCGTTGGATCCGTATGGGTTCTCGATGCCGTCCACTTACCATATGGATGCAGTGTCTGGCCTGCATTCTGGAGCTATGGTGCCGGCGCGACATGGCCTGAGGATGGTGAAATCGATGTCATTGAGGGCGTGAACATGGGGTTCTCTAATCAGATGGCTTTGCATACCGAGGATGG ATGTTCCATAGGATCCTCAggctcctccttctccggTATTGTTAACGATACTTCATGCTATTACGAAGACAACGATAACTCTGGCTGTGGCGTTACTGATACCAATGATGCTTCTTATGGAGCCGCCTTCGCTGCCGCCGGAGGTGGGGTCTTCGTGACCGAGCTCGCCGAGTCTGGGATTTCCATTTGGTTCTTTAGTCGTCCGGATATTCCTGATTCTATCAGTAATGCCGATAACGAGATTGACACCAGCAATCTGGGTACTCCCAGCGCTTACTGGGGTGCCGACACCTGTGACATTACTAAGTTCTTTGGTGATCAATCTCTTGTCTTTGACATTACTCTT TGCGGTGACTGGGCTGGTCAATCTAGTATCCTTGCTTCTACCGGCTGCTCTGCTTTGTCTGGTTCGGACACTTGCTACACCACCTATGTGCTCAACGCTAGCAACTATGACACTGCATAC TTTGAGATCAATAGTTTGAAGGTTTACTCTAATGGAAGCTCCTCCAGCTCAAGCTCTGACTCTAACAGCAGCTCAGCCCCCTCCACCCATGGCTTCAGTGCCTTGGGATGGTTGTTGGCGAGTGTTATGGGCGTGTCTGTTTTGGTCCGGATGATGTAG